The DNA window AGGAGGTTGGCAACATCAGTATACTTAACTGGTGTTCTATCTTTGGAAATAAAGGTGTTATTTTTCCATTTTATCTCGAGAAAAACTTCACTCTCCTGGCTCACTTGGTTATAGCCACGCACGCGCAGTTTCTTACGCATCTGAAGTCCAGCATGCTTCTCGTAGTAATCCTTGAGCTCAAACGAGTCAAAATAAATAGATCTAATTTCGTAAATGTTGGATTCCTGCAAGGCTCGATGGTTATCAGCAATCACATAGGGAAGTATGGCTTTACGGATTTCATCCATTGAGTACATGGGGATGAGATATTTGTCTTCTTGACGACCAGGCATGTATGAATCCTAAAACAAGTCTTTTAACATTTGGAAAACACTCTTTGAGTAAAACTTTACGGAAGCTTCCAGCAATTGACCTGGTACCAACAAACCTTCAGCATTGTCAATTCGAATACGCACCAGAATTAATTGGTTACTGCCAACCCTTAAGATGTGGTCATCAACCTGCATTTGTTCAGGTCGCACGATCTGTTTGAAATCAGGACCAATCAGGGTCAATTGAGATGTCCATTCAACCGTGCTATGGGATCCCCCCTGGATTGGCAACATGGCTACCAGGGTATCAACTTGATCAATGCTCATGAGGGTATCCGGGGATAGTGGGAAAGATAATTTTCCAGAAAGTGGACTCACAAATGTCATCTCCATCAGCACATCCCGAGCCAGCGCTAATTTTTTTTCTTCATCGGCAATCTGCGCACGATAGACATCTAATTTCCTGGATTGGGCACCACTCAGGGCAGATCCAAGATTGGCTTCAGCGATGGAAACCCGGATGGCATCCAGTTTTTCCCGGCGCACTTCAAGGTCATATTCTTGTTGAGGTATAATCTTCCCATCCAGGAGGCTTTTTGTACGCTCCAGGATTTTTTGCTGTTCTTCCAGACGTGTTTCAGCATATGTCAGCTGGAGTCTGGCTTCTTCAATTTCAGTTGCTTTGCTGCCGGAGCGTTCAAATTCAAGAGAGGCTTTGAGCGTATTGATATTTCCTTCAAGACTTACAATTTTGTCAGCAAGTGTTGATGAGTAAATCCAGGCCAGGGTATCCCCTGCAGCCACAAACCCCTGAGATAAACCGGGATTTGCCTTATAAAGGACAAGTCCTCCCCGATCTGGCACCAAACTCCTGGAATCGAGCGTACGATTCCGCCATAAATCATTATGAAATGTGGAGTAGGAGCCATTTCCATTGGATATGACCTGGAATTGAGTGGAAGCGGTAACCACAGCTTTGAGCGAGGTTCCCTGTGGAAAAGGAACAAACATAAGTATCACAATTAATACTGACGCGATTGCGATGTAAGGGGTTGTCCGCTTGTGCTTTACAATCATCTAGATACCAAATTCCTTCAGATTAAATCGAATTAGTTTTCAAAGCATGAGACGCTGTAATCTTAACATCCATTTGCTACAATTTAAAAAACCATTGACCTCACATTGGTAACTCACAACAAACCTTGATCATGGAAGATAAATCATTTTCCTGACTTGCTGGTTGTCACCTACTGCAGCGCGATAGAGATATACACCTGCTGGAACGAACTGTCCATCAATATTTGTACCATTCCAGAAAAGATATGGGTCACTATCCTCGCCGATTTCAAAGGTCTTTACCGTGCGTCCCCTTACATCTAATATCTCCAATTTCAATGGCGTTTCGGTTTGGGTCGTCACAGGGATAGTCGTGGCACCATTGAACGGATTTGGAAAATTTTGTCCCAGCGTGAAGGCAGTCGGTACTTCAGGAAAAGTATATGCTGAATCAAGGGTAAAAACCATGGCTCTCAAGTTGGGACCTGATTCCAATATTTGTAGTTTTAATTCATGCTCACCAATGGGAATATCCAGTCCTTCGATGAGCAGGGGTGTATAGGTTGTCCAACTTCCTGTGACTGGAGTATCTTCAATCGTAATTAAGACTTCACCATCCAGGAATAATCGGAGTTTTCCAGAGTAGGATGTGCTGGCAACTTCTATGCTCAAATCATATATCCCGCCATATTCGGCAGTAAAGGTGTATTTCATCCATTCACCTTGGGTGGCCCATCCCACATTTGGGATTCCAGAAGCCTCAATTTGCAGATCAACGCCATCATTTCGGTACTGGTGACCATTATTCCAGGCAGTGTAATCATCCCAATGGACGGTTTCATACACATCATCTAAATATGCTACCCCTTGAGCACCGATGTCGTAATCGGCAGTTAGGATGGACCCGGGAATGCTGTGATCCGTGAAGGGTAGATTCTGAGAACTAAACTCAGGGCTGAACCAGGAGGCTACCACCCCAGGGCTAAAGCGACAATTCTCTGTTTTGAGGTTATCAGCCAACTCCATGAGAATTGTCAGAGAGGTGAGTGAACTGGGTTTGGGTCCTGTTCCCTGCCAATAATTTCTCAATAAGTCCCAGTTTGCCGGTCGCGAAGCTGAGTAGGGACTTGTAATGGTGTCTACTTTCTTGGTTGTCCACCAACACCACCCAATATCGTGTTCTTCGAACAATTGAACAGCATCATAAAACCAGGTATTTGAGTTTTCACCAGTTTCACTCATCCACAGAGGCACATTATTCTGACCTCTTAAATTGAGATAGCTCTGGATCGAGCCCTGGTCATTGGTGCTCCAGTATTTGTGAAAACTATAGGACATGTTGATATCAAATGGAGGAGTTAGCCCCGTAAAATCCGTTGCATACCAATTGCCTTCGATAAAAAGAATATGGTTGTTGTCCACAGCTCTTATGACATTGCGAATGCTTGAGTACAGGGAACGAAGATCCTGGGCAGTTACACCTTCGGGGAGTACAGGTTCATTGAGTAAGTCGTACCCACCTACCCAGGGTTCATCAACATAGCGTTGGGCAATGGCTTCCCAGATTTCAATAGTATGGGACTTATTGGAATCTGCGAGCCAGAGACGAGCCGTACCATCGCTGTCGCTAATAGGACCATGGTTCTGTCCTCCAGGTGCACAGTGCATATCCAATACCACATATATCCCAACATCAGCACACCAGGCGATCAAGGAATCAGTAACTTCAAAGCCCCAATCGCTCCATACGCCACGTGCTGGTGAGAACATATTATAGTGAAAGGGCATGCGAATATGATCGAATCCCCATTCAGCCAACTCAGCTATATCCTCTCGGGTCACATAGTTCTCGTGGTAGGCTGCATAAAATTGATCAGCCCCTGCCTCCCCTACCACATCGATAATATCATTTCTAATGGTTGTTGGAGATTGGGAAATGGTATGCAGCATATATCCCTCTGGAACCAGCCAGCCGCCCAGCCCCATGCCTCGCATGAGGGCAGGAATCCCCTCTGCATCTACAATATTGCGACCTTCGGCATGGATAAAAGCCTCAAGAGATACAGAGCTCAACACCATTATCAATAGCAATAAATTTTTCTTTAGAGTGCGCATAAACCTTTGATCATCCAAAAATATTATTTTAGCAGGATAACTTTCTGACTGCCCTGCTGACTCTCCGAACTTACCTGAATTATATAGGTCCCACTTGCCAGTGATACACCAGCCTGATCCCGCCCATCCCAACGAATTATCTGACGACTACGATCATTCCCATTCAACAAAGATTGGTGCATTAAATTGCCTAAAGTATCATATATGGATACTGTTAAATCAATGGATGCTGGTGTTTCCAGGGAGAGTTGAACTTCCCCATTGAAAGGATTTGGGTAGGCCGGCGACAGGTAGAAATCTGTGGGACTGGCACTCCGATCCTCATCTACTGATAAGGCAGGTCCATCATATCCTGTATTGGTTGGAGTGGTCATGCATAATACCAAAAATCCACCATTAAATACAGCGTTGGCAGGTGTGAAATCGACGTTATTCCCATCCCAGGTATGGGTCGCTTTCTGCCAGCGCGATGTGTCCCAATAATCAAAGTCATCCACCCAAAGTGGGGTAAAATCATTATTGGTCCCTACGGATCCATTGCCTGGATCATAGGCAGAATAGGATACCCAGTCGTAAAATGCATAAACTGGCAAGATATCGGGATTAAATGACCCTGCCCAGGTTGTGTTTGAAGGTTGCCAGATATTCATCATAATTTTCTGAGCATGATACACCGAATCTGCTCGCTCGCCGGACACAGTACGTATGAGTCGATCACCTTCATACCAACGAATAGCATCTGGTGTCCATTCAAAGGCATAGGTGTTAAAATCCAGATGGGGATTTACGCTGAGAAACACTTCAGACGCACTTCCCCATTCGTTCTGTATAATGACATTGGTCGATACTTTATTGTTGAGTTTGCCCATCCATTCCAGGTCAATTTCGTTCCAATGCTGTGTTCCGCTTAGTCCTTCTGCATGATAGTCTCTATAAGTGAAAAAGGAGCTCACAACGCCATGACCTGCCGCTGACTGCATTCTAACTTCAAAGCGACCGTACAAAAAACTTTCAAAGGTCCTGTACTCTGCCCCCCGGTACAGTTTTGCATAGCTTGTCACTGAGAGTAGCAGCAATAAACCTGTGGTAAAAAATCGGATTTTAGGGACAATTCTTATGGACATAAGGCTCTCATTTCAGCAATAATATTTTTCTGTTTTGTTGGAAATTGTCGGTTGAAAATCGAACGAAATAAACGCCACTGGCAAGATCACTGCTCTGCAGGAGGATTTGATAATCCCCTGGCGTATACATTTGAGAAGCTAAGGTTTTTACTTCAGCCCCTCTCAAATCATATAGTGAAATTTTGACCTCAGCCGTTTCGGGTATTGAAAATTCCAGACGGGTTGTATCATTAAATGGATTGGGGAAAATTTTTGTCAATTCATATTGTTGAGGGTGCGCTGGCATATCCATCCCAACCCAATAGCTGCCATCAATTTGAATGGCATTCAATAGTGGACCTGCATAGGCATAGGATTCACCATAGATGGTGGCTGCACCCACGATATCCAGGGTTCCATCAGTTATTTCCCAGCCAGTGAGTGTGACAGTATGGATACCATTATTCCCAGATTCTGCATAGACATCCAACTCAGCTACAACCAGGGAATCTTCCACAAATAGCTCGAATACCCGCTGCCCTGCGCCTGTATAATAGTGTTCGGCAAAATGGAGCTGAATATCAAAGACTCCAGGTGAAAGTCGAACATGATAGCGAGAGTATCGATTGAGTGAGGTTGCCATGACCGAATCCAGGTCGGTGCCTTCAAGATCGGGGTAATTATGTGCAGTCTGATAATTACCTCCATCATGACCATATTCCACCTCTGTGGACCACCATTGGTCAGGCAGGAATCCATTTGCACCAGGTCCAGCGCAATCAATATTGATGGGCAGTTCCAGGGGAGTCGGCATGATGATGGATGAAAAGGTAACGGCCTGTGAGTTGCCATTGACGGATTGATCCAGAACATTCTGGGCATATACAGTCGCTGAAGAACTAATATCCAATCCCTCAAGACTCAACTCAACGGTCCGTTGGTCTTCATTTAAAACAACCGAACTAATGGGGTAATTGGGTATGGAAAAGATTGTGGATTGACTGGTGTGCTCTACATCCAATTCTTTATTAAATCTAACGATAACTGAATCTGAGTTATGAGCCCTGGCCCACAAAATAGACGGGGCATTCGTATCATTGTAGCCCTCGTACCCTGGCCGGGTAAGGCAAAGTATCATATAGCCATCTTGATAAACAATATTTTCATCCATGAGAACTGAATTGTTCCCATTCCAGGTATGGTTATCACTTTTTTCCCATAATGAATCGGTGTAGGCGTCAAAATTATCAGTCCAAAGTGGGGAGAAATTAGAATCGGTACCCACACTACCCGTTCCTGGTGTATAGTCTGCGCAGGATACCCAATCGTAATAGGCGTACCTGGGCATGGTGCTGGGATCAATAAATCCAACCCAATCTGTATAGGAAGGCGTCCAGATATTCATCATGAGCTTGGCGGATTGGGAAAGTGTTGAGATATGCTCCCCAGTCTGTCGATAGAACTCCTCACCATCAATAAACCAGGCGACATAGTCAGGGGTCCATTCAAATGCGTAATTGTGAAAGCCTATGTGTGGATTAAAATTTATAGGGTGTTGTCTCAGATGTGAGCCTCGTTCATCGATGACATTCACATCAACATTATCAGCCCAGCGACCCAAAACTTCAAAATCGATTTCACACCAATCCGTTTCCGGGAAGGAATCATTATAAGTAAAAAAGCTGGCCAGGAAGCCTTCCCCCTGTGGGGATTTCAGACGCGTTTCAAAACGTCCGTATTGAAAATACTCGTGGGTTCTTAACTCAGCCCCACTGTAGAATTGTGCATGACCGCTACTCATTACAATGAATGAGGTAAGCAGGAGAAGTAAATATTTTGTGTGGTGTCGAAACATAGCTAGTCCTCCATTTTCCTACCATAATTCAATTTATTATCCGTTGTGAGCCGCGGAAAAGCCGGTACACTGAGTGGGAAGGGCACATTGCGGTTACTCACCACCATGGGGATGTTACTCAACTCTATATCCTCGAACATATCCGTGTCGATGCGAATAACATCTGAATACTTGTTTTGAAGTGAATCTATATAAGGATTCATATAGGTTTCCAGAATTTCAATTTCACTGAGCACCAATGAGTCAGATAGACCGCCCATAACGGATCTAAGATAATCATTACGGCTCTGGCGACTCACATAGTGATCTTCCCACATCTGTGAGGCTTGGACCACGTTCGGAACTCGATCATAACCAAGATCATAAGCCTTCTGTGCGAGATAGTAGTCCCGTACCATGTCAGCCATGGCAAATTTCAACTGCTCAGGGAATTCTCTGTGGGACATTTTCTTATTTCTGAAGACCAGAGGATGCTTTTTCAGGTAGGCTTCAAACCTGTCTACAGTCCAAATATCCCCACTTACATCAAATAAAACGGCATCACCTGGAATGCCACCAGGAAGATCGTTAAGGGATTCGGTAAATACCTGTTCCTCGGCATTCCACACTGCTCGATTGAGCATTTTCTTTTTTTCTTCAGGGGATCTTAAATACAGTTCTGCAGTTCTTGTGGAATAAGATTTGAATACTTCTCGATTGAGATTCATTTCTTTCTCTGCCATGATAGCGCCAACATAACGTTTGTAGATGCCATCTGCAGCACTTTCAACGAGACGGGTATGTACATCCTCCCATTGTTGCATTTTGGCTGCTTCAGTCACAGCGGGTCTATCCACCCAGCTTTTTAACTTGATGGCGATATAACTTTGATCTTCCAGGGCAAAGGGTCCGATCACAGCACCCTTTTGATGATGGGCATTAAAAATGGCGGACCTGATATTTTGATCTTCCCTGTCAAACCAGGTCAGAGTCCTTTCAGGGATGCTATCTGAACCAGCCAATGTCTTGGAAAGTGTCTCAAAATCATAACCATCAGCGGTGGCTGTATTCCAGGAGTTAGCAGTATTAGAATCTGGTAAACTCACAAATTGAATTGTATAGGTTCTGCTGGCCAGACGATTGGCAAGTTTCAACTCTGTAGTATCAATCTCAACCTTGCTAAAGGCCTGTTCTTTATAGAGCCACTGTCTCATGGTCTGTTCTTTGCGACCATCCATATACGCTCTAAAATCGGCATCAGCCTTGATGGGCGAGTCCGGGTATTCCAGAGCCAGTAGTTTTTCGGAGATGAGACTGTTCAATATGATCTTGCGATGGATATAATTGGTACCGCTACAGTAATCGGGACGAATGGTGTATTCTGAGCGGCGCATGAAGTCCTGATTTGTAATAACACGATCACCCACTTTTGCCAGGATTTCACCTACTGGAGGAGTTTCTGATTCGCAGCTTACTAAAAGCAATAAAGCCACCCCAATAGTTGCAATCAGGGTGGCTTTCATTGATGGACAATTCATGTGTTAGAAGGTCAGGCCAAGTGTATAAGCGTGAGTCCTCCCCATGATTCCTGCTTCTTTAAAAGCGTAATCAACTTTTACGGACCGATTCCCCATGGCAAAGAGTTCAATCCCTCCACCGGCGGTCAATCCAAATTCAGTCTCATCCATATAGAGAGCCTTATAGCCACCCCGGAGATAAAATTTACCGGCATTGGATATCTTGAGGGCATATTCTGCACCCATGTTGATTGATTCGGAATTGTTGTTGGGATGGAGAGCATCAACAGCCAGGGTTAAGGAGCTGAAACGGTTCTGAATAGGTTTGTAAGACAGTCCAATTCTGAACATCAAGGGGAGCTCCCAGGCCTGGGTTCTATACTGACCAATTACATCTCCATAGTTGCCGGTCTCATCGGGGGAAATGTCAATGGGCTGGACAAGGTCGATACCATCATATTGCATGCGACTACCATAATTGGAAATACTCATACCAATATCAAGACCACTCCCCTTCTCACCACTTGGTGAAAAGAACATGGTTTTGACTATCACACCAAGGTCGATGGCAAACGCAGAGGCACTCTCATGCCAGATCTGGGAATTGATCATTTTAGCCGTAGCACCAAAGGAGAACCAATTGGCTATTTTCCTGGCATAAGAGAGGCCCACTGCGAAATCATTAGCTGTAAAAAATTCACCGGTTCCATCCTGGTTAGCCAGATTGGTCACCTGCATTTCACCGTAACCAACCTGGGTCAGGGATATTGCAAGTGTTCCGACACCTGGCATGACAACTGCACCACTGGCGAATATAGTATTAATGTCTACCAACCAGGGCTGGTACATAAGGGAGAAGGAACTCCGATCCAGGTAGGCAACGCTGGCTGGATTCCAATATACAGAACTCAAGTCACCGGTGACGGCGACATAAGCTTCACCCATGGCTGACGGTGCACTGCCCATTCCTATTTCCAGGAAACTGGCAGCTGTGGAACCATAACGGTTAATTTGTTCACCAAAACCTGTAGATACAGTGATAAGGATAATGGCCAGAAAGATTGCGGTACGTTTCATTTCAAGCCTCCTTATTTGATAACGGCAAATTTGCCGGTTCTGGTTTCGTGGGCATCAGGGCCCGTTGCTTCAATGTGATAGAGATACATACCGGCTGCAATTTCCAGCCCCTCCCTGGTTAACATATCCCAGTGAACAATCCCGTTCTCCGGATCTGCGTTGTCGACTTCAATGCGATCCACAAGGGTTCCACTCACTGTGAAAATATTGATAACACACTCAGCGGGGATATGAGTGAACATTAATTTTCTGCGTTGGTTTAGAAATGGGTTGGCGACTGCCGTCTCCATCATATTTGTTACAATATATGGATTAGGTACAACCTGAATACTGTCCATCTTGGTGGCAAGACTAACCAGATCAAGAGCTTCAGTGCTATTTACCGTGAACCGCAGGGAATCTGTTTCCCAGAAGGGCCTATCAAATTTGATTTGATAAACATCATCTGGTTCAGGGAATGTATTCGCTGTCACAAACTTGAAGTTGATCTCAAAAGCGGTGGCCTTCCAGCGATCGCGATCCTGAACACCAACAAGGATCTTATCATCAAAGATGTTGAATTCACCATCGTCATTAAGATCGATAGCAACCATGTCAAATTTTTCATGGGAATTATTGCTATCAACAAAACTTGTATTGAGGACATAAAAGCTAAAGGGCTCCTGCCAGAGGACATCCAGGCCTGAGGTTCCATCAACATCTCGTACAGTACCTCCACGGGCAATACCCACATAGGCAGAGTCATCATTGGTAAAGATGATATCATAATCCCATGCTAATAACCGAGATTCAAGTACGGAAGGAATAATGTTTATCAGACCATTTCCAGTGAGCCAGCCTGAACGAGAATAGCTATACTCAGGTTCCAGTACGCCTGGATCAATTTCAAGCTGCAGGCCGTCAAATACATCTGTGGTTACCCCATCAGGATTGATGGTCACGAAGTCTGAATATCCTTGCCCGACCAGGAGAGAATCTCCCTCGATACTGCGGATATTTTTACCGGAGAAGTGATCTACATTTTCACTATACACCAACCTGCTACTATCGGTTTCATCCAGGACGGAGAAACCGCTGGTAGAATAAAAGATCCCATGCTCATAGCTACTCAGCTGTTTTATCGTATCTATTTCAAAAGTAACAATGTAGGTATGATTCTCCTTGAGTGATGTATTGGACAGGATTTGTGGGGTAACCGAGCCCGTGCCAAACAAATTGTCAGGTTCTTCAACAGTAAGATCTGGCTGAACGAATCCCGCTGCAGTTTGTCTTGGCGTTATAATGGCAACATTCTTACCGTATGAGCGCACTTCTTCTGCTTCATCCAATTCAATGACTGCATTATTCTCAGAGGGAGAAATTCCAGGACCAATATCAGGTGCACCATAGTCATATGCCACAACAGCATAGTAGTAAGTACGACCATTCTGCACACTATTATCTATATATCGGTGTGATAATCCTGTTTCAGATCCAAGGTAGTAGGCAGTTCCGTTCAAAAGACCGAAATCTGTAAAGCCCTGTTTTCCGTCTTTCAAATCACATTGGAAAATAGATGTTTTAAAGGTGGGCTGACCAAAACCATCTGTGATAATTTCTGGATCAGCGAGGAATTTATCTGTAGAACGATATATTTTATATCCTTCAAAATCATTGGCATTACCCACAAAAGGATCACGTGTACGCGTATCTGCGATATCATCCCAGGTCAGGATGACTCGGCCATCAGACGGCGTGGCTGTAAGGGTTGGCATTTTTGGTGGCTGGGCGAAGCGGTAATCTTTTTCATAGATTACCTGAACAATTTTCTTGAGTTCATATAATGCAGGTGCCCTGTGATCCACATCATTCAGTCCATCAAGATCATCAAAGGAATGCAACTCACTCATTGATATGCGCTCAGTTAATCCCTGTTGTAAGGGAAATGGACCAGAAGCAAACACTTCAATTAAGTTTGATGTATTGGTAGTGTATTCCTCCAGAGTATCAGACGCAATGAGGTTCCACATGGCCTGGTCATTCTTAAACCAGGTTGTGGTGTTTGATATGGAGTGGCTGGGTACTGGGAACATCTGAAAAGCAGTTAACCCCACCATGTCAGATTCAGAGACATCGGTAAAGTTAAAGTTTGGTTCGCAACCTTCACCTTCCATGAATGAAGGCATATGGTCACATTCACCCAAATCTGGACCGTAATAGTTTAATTCACCAGGTCCTACCCCATCCAGTCCAACATCATCTCCAAAATATTCGGTTAGCTGGTAGATGCCATCACCATTGGCATCAAATCCATCTTCCCAATCCTGATCTTCATCAGCATCCCAGTGATCACGAAGATCTGATTCTGCCAAATTATAAAAATCCAAGAATTTTGTAAGATCATCAATACCATCATATGGACCGATAATAGAACCAGGAACATTATCTCGTTCTTCATTCAAGAGACCATCGTCATCGTTGTCAATGAAATCATTGGGAACGCCAGGACTTTCCAAATAGGCAAAACCCATGGTACCGGTCTTGACATTTCCGACGCCACGACCACTCACATCCCAGGAATAGGACATATCCAGTTCATCATCGAAATAACCTTTCTCATCATCACCATCAGATGCACCGACAGCACTGTGGCCGATGGCATTGTCAACCCAGTAACCGAAAGCCACTTCCAGCAGGTCATAGTCTGAGGTATTGGCAATGGTGTATTCCCAAAAAATAGCATCACGAGCCTGAGGGTTATTCCACTGGAATCCCCGCTGGGCAACTCGCAAACCTAATCCGCCCCAGGGAGCACCAGGTTGCTGAGTTGCTGTACTCTGAATCACTTTGCCAGGTCTGGGAAAATATTTCACCTGATCTTCCAGCCCCAGGTATTCCTGGTCCTGTGCATCATTGACCACAAAATAGGCTTCCATGTCAGCATAGATTACACCACGACCAAAACGGCCATTCCATTCACCAGGCCATTTTGTGTTGAGTCCAACTGAGGGCCAGCCAGCAGTCGGCCAGGATTCTTCGAGATGACTCATGGCAGGATATTCACTGGTTAAGTTGGAATATCCTTCCACAGGATATAGACCCCACTCCACATCACCTAGAAGGTTTCTATCCATTTCCTCGCGATAACTGGTTTGGAGATAATAAAGGGTGTGATGGTCTTTGGTGACCACTTGAGCCCAATCTGTCAAGGGAACGGTGTCTATAGCTGCATCAGTATCTTCGATATATACTTTTGCACCGAGAAGCAGCCCGATTCCATCAACCATTTTTGAACCAGTTGAGTTATTTGGCCAACGAGAAACATTGGGTTTCTGCCAGGCTGAAAGTTCAGTGGTATTCTGGAAGTACATCAGGACCCGATTACCGGTCATGTAGCCTTCCCGTTCAAATTCAGGATCCCCGGCTGGATCAATCGGTCCAACATAAGGGCGACCCTGGGCCAGGAGCGTACTGGTTCCCAGAGCAAGGGAAGCAATTAATAGTAACAGGAGATATGGACGAATTCTCATTACATCCTCCTAAAAGGTGAGGCCAACGCCAAGTTTGATCTGGCGGGGGGCACTAAAGGCTGAAGGGTCTTGGTAAAGTTCACTATACTCGAAAAAGTCTTCTTTAAAATTAGACAGATCAGCATCAGTGACAATGGCAGTATAGGCACGTCCTGTTTCGCCATTCACCCAATTTTCATTTAAACGATCGAACAGATTATAAATTGACAGGTCAAATTTGAGATCCATTCCTCTCAGGAGTGACATTCTATAATAGGCTGTCAGATCGGCGTGATAACGAATGGGACGGTAATCGTTATTGGGGTAAAGATTTACACGAGCCAGAATACTTTCACCTTGTGGGGAGAAGGTATAAGGAGCTCCAGAATTGAAATATCCAGTAATAGATAGTCCATAGTTTGGTCCAACATAGCCAAGGGTTCCGTTGAGAGTATGGCGTTGATCCCAGCTCATGGGAATAAATTTGTTTACTGGATCCTGACTGGAACCAGCCCGATCAAATGCCTGCTGTGGAGAATCAGCGTTTCCACGGGTATACTGAAGCGTATAGTTCAACCAGATGTTGATTGGATTCTTAAAGACATCAAACTTGACTTCCAGACCACGAACATTGCCGTAATCCTTGTTGGTGTACTGACCATATTCTATTTGATTATATGTGCTTATTATCTTTGTACTTAACAAGTTGTAGATGTCCTTGTAGAAGAGAGATACTTCCAAGCCCATACCAGGTCCAACTTCCTGCCACAGACCGATTTCATAGGCTACTGTTTTTTCAGCTTCAAGATTTGAATTTCCTGTGGTAGTGGCATAATCACTTGGTGCCACCAGGAAAGATCCATTTTGATACATGGCATACATGGGTGGCAGCTGGAAAAAGTGACCATAGCTAAAGTGCAGTATGGCTGCACTACCCAATTGATAGGCAAGACCTATTCTTGGACTGAATTGAGAGGTTGTGGGTGTCTCTGGGTAGGTAGAAATACGCGTGCTATCATTCTCAAAATTTAGTTGATTGGCTGGATTGCGCAGATCACTTGGATAGGTTGTGGCCGGGTCAAACCAATCGTATCGAAAACCATAATTGATGACCATCTCATCATATTCCATTTTGTCTTGAATATATCCGGCAAAATCAGATGGTTTCACCGTATAGACATCAGCGTAAACAGAATTGTCACCATAAATAATTGGTTCATACAGCATGGTTGCTAATTCTGTACCTTCATGAACGTTGCGGATGCTATACCATTGATTGGTGAGTTCATGCTGAACAAAATTGAGACCTGTCTTGATATTGTGATGGGAGTTAATCTGCCAGGTCATGTCTAATTTGATACCATTGTCAACCATCCAGCGCTCACTATGGTCCTTGTTTTGACCACCCGTGTTAACCCCAACACCAT is part of the Candidatus Neomarinimicrobiota bacterium genome and encodes:
- a CDS encoding PorV/PorQ family protein, producing MKRTAIFLAIILITVSTGFGEQINRYGSTAASFLEIGMGSAPSAMGEAYVAVTGDLSSVYWNPASVAYLDRSSFSLMYQPWLVDINTIFASGAVVMPGVGTLAISLTQVGYGEMQVTNLANQDGTGEFFTANDFAVGLSYARKIANWFSFGATAKMINSQIWHESASAFAIDLGVIVKTMFFSPSGEKGSGLDIGMSISNYGSRMQYDGIDLVQPIDISPDETGNYGDVIGQYRTQAWELPLMFRIGLSYKPIQNRFSSLTLAVDALHPNNNSESINMGAEYALKISNAGKFYLRGGYKALYMDETEFGLTAGGGIELFAMGNRSVKVDYAFKEAGIMGRTHAYTLGLTF
- a CDS encoding TonB-dependent receptor, which encodes MKFDLGKLHRRILTITGLSLLLVGGLQAQTTGKIAGTIIDDVTGESLPGANVILLDTQMGAAADIEGRYYILNISPGHYDLRVDMIGYAPVIVEGIAVSINRTVPVDVRMKTATITGEVVVVEVARMAMKKDQTGTIKNISSEQLDILPVESLGAVVNMQAGVVDGHFRGGRSTEVSYLIDGIPVDESFGGGSASVEIEPESISDLEVITGTFNAEYGRAMSGVVNAVTKDGGKEFHGSFYTGMANYMTGNNHIFKGIDSIYANQNEDYKFQLSGPVLGDKITFFVNTRYQNNRNHLNGISRYSVDDYSDYTPDTSANWITQATGDSVLVPMNGSLNRSFLGKLVFKLNGGIKFSLMHSINNDRWDGYDHGSRYNPHGMASSYRQSNFSVFQLNHLLTNSLFYELKLSSTDTYNGNYLYKDPLSDKYVNDVYSNSYGVGVNTGGQNKDHSERWMVDNGIKLDMTWQINSHHNIKTGLNFVQHELTNQWYSIRNVHEGTELATMLYEPIIYGDNSVYADVYTVKPSDFAGYIQDKMEYDEMVINYGFRYDWFDPATTYPSDLRNPANQLNFENDSTRISTYPETPTTSQFSPRIGLAYQLGSAAILHFSYGHFFQLPPMYAMYQNGSFLVAPSDYATTTGNSNLEAEKTVAYEIGLWQEVGPGMGLEVSLFYKDIYNLLSTKIISTYNQIEYGQYTNKDYGNVRGLEVKFDVFKNPINIWLNYTLQYTRGNADSPQQAFDRAGSSQDPVNKFIPMSWDQRHTLNGTLGYVGPNYGLSITGYFNSGAPYTFSPQGESILARVNLYPNNDYRPIRYHADLTAYYRMSLLRGMDLKFDLSIYNLFDRLNENWVNGETGRAYTAIVTDADLSNFKEDFFEYSELYQDPSAFSAPRQIKLGVGLTF